One Gigantopelta aegis isolate Gae_Host unplaced genomic scaffold, Gae_host_genome ctg1619_pilon_pilon:::debris, whole genome shotgun sequence genomic window carries:
- the LOC121391083 gene encoding ankyrin repeat domain-containing protein 29-like: protein MNNGCTPLMLASQDGHDDVIQLLLKSNGIMTNTQNKYGRTAIYIATQRGHSSVVTLLLNNGADPNIVTMKAGHLLW from the exons ATGAATAATGGTTGTACGCCTCTTATGCTAGCTAGTCAGGATGGCCATGATGATGTCATTCAACTGTTACTGAAGTCAAAC GGTATTATGACAAATACCCAAAACAAATATGGAAGAACAGCCATTTATATCGCTACCCAGAGAGGTCACTCTTCTGTTGTCACTCTCTTACTTAACAATGGGGCAGATCCCAACATAGTGACAATGAAGGCTGGACACCTCTTATGGTAG
- the LOC121391084 gene encoding LOW QUALITY PROTEIN: ankyrin repeat domain-containing protein 29-like (The sequence of the model RefSeq protein was modified relative to this genomic sequence to represent the inferred CDS: inserted 1 base in 1 codon) produces the protein MFSKYPKQLWKNSHFIASQSGHSSVVAFLLNNGADPNLPDNEGWAPLTIASQNGHGDVIEILLRKNVPVTPKQKGNNSYLYASHHGHSSVVSMLLSNGADANLAMTNGWTPLMAASQNGHADVVEILLNKNALVNTQNNYGKTAIYIASQNGHSSVIXTLLRNGADLNLPGNDGLNTQNEKRITAIYIASQSGHSSVVSTLLSNGVDPSLATSDGWTPLMAASQNGHTDVIEILLNKNVLVNTQNNYGRTAIYIASQNGHSSVVSSLLKNGADPNLSDNDGCTPLMEGETAICIASHHGHSSVVSTLLSNGADPNIADNDGWTPLMVTSLNSHDPNIADNNGWTPLMIASVNSYGDVIEILLENNVPVNTQNKKGVNTYCIASQNGHSSVVSTLLRNGADPN, from the exons atgtttagtaAATACCCAAAACAATTATGGAAGAACAGCCATTTTATTGCTAGCCAGAGTGGTCACTCTTCTGTTGTCGCTTTCTTACTCAACAATGGGGCAGACCCTAATTTACCTGATAATGAAGGTTGGGCACCTCTTACGATAGCCAGTCAAAATGGACATGGTGATGTAATTGAGATATTACTAAGGAAGAATGTTCCAGTAACACCCAAACAAAAAGGGAATAACAGCTATTTGTATGCTAGCCACCATGGTCACTCTTCTGTTGTCTCTATGTTACTTAGCAATGGGGCAGATGCCAACCTAGCTATGACCAATGGATGGACACCTCTTATGGCagccagtcaaaatggtcatgcTGATGTTGTTGAGATACTACTTAACAAGAATGCTCTAGTCAACACCCAAAACAATTATGGAAAAACAGCCATTTATATTGCTAGCCAGAATGGTCACTCTTCTGTTA ACACCTTACTTAGAAATGGAGCAGACCTTAATTTACCTGGCAATGATGGCT TAAATACCCAAAACGAAAAAAGGATAACTGCTATTTATATTGCTAGTCAGAGTGGTCACTCTTCTGTTGTTTCTACCTTGCTTAGCAATGGGGTAGATCCCAGCCTAGCTACGAGTGATGGCTGGACACCTCTTATGGCagccagtcaaaatggtcatactGATGTTATTGAGATATTACTTAATAAGAATGTTCTAGTAAACACTCAAAACAATTACGGAAGAACAGCCATTTATATTGCTAGCCAGAATGGTCACTCTTCTGTTGTTTCTTCCTTACTCAAGAATGGGGCAGATCCTAATTTATCTGACAATGATGGCTGTACACCTCTTATG GAAGGAGAAACAGCTATTTGTATTGCTAGCCACCATGGTCACTCTTCTGTTGTTTCTACCTTACTTAGCAATGGGGCAGACCCCAACATAGCTGACAATGATGGCTGGACACCTCTTATGGTAACCAGTCTAAACAGTCAtg ATCCCAACATAGCTGACAATAATGGATGGACACCTCTTATGATAGCCAGTGTAAACTCTTATGGTGATGTCATTGAGATACTTCTAGAGAATAATGTTCCAGTAAATACCCAAAACAAAAAGGGAGTAAACACCTATTGTATTGCTAGCCAGAACGGTCACTCTTCTGTTGTTTCTACCTTACTAAGAAATGGGGCAGATCCCAACTAG
- the LOC121391085 gene encoding ankyrin repeat domain-containing protein 29-like — MGADPNLPDNDGNTPLMIAIEKGHSDVIHKTGHSSVVSTLLSNGADPNIAMNNGCTPLMIAIEKGHSDIIQLLLKHKHKVPINTQSKDGETAIYFFSKTGHSSVVSTLLNNGADPNIAMNDGWTPLMAASQSGHNDVIKLLLSNGADPNIADNDGWTPLIVASLNGHTDVIEILLEKNIQVNTQTNKGITAICIGSHHGHSSIISILLDNGADPNLADNDGWTPLMTASINGHADVVEILLNKNVVVNIQNNYGRTAIYVASQSGHSSVVSSLLNNGGDPNLPDNDDWTPLMAASGGGHGIAGTSPDLIKHLHKTDDILHLKENRDYKDNDKQGS; from the exons ATGGGGGCAGATCCTAATTTACCTGACAATGATGGCAATACACCTCTTATGATAGCTATTGAAAAAGGTCATAGTGATGTCATTCA caagACTGGTCACTCTTCTGTTGTTTCTACCTTACTTAGCAATGGTGCAGATCCTAACATAGCTATGAACAATGGCTGTACACCTCTTATGATAGCTATTGAAAAAGGTCATAGTGATATcattcaattattattaaagcataaG caTAAGGTACCAATAAATACCCAATCCAAAGATGGAGAAactgcaatttatttttttagcaagACTGGTCATTCTTCTGTTGTTTCTACCTTACTTAACAATGGTGCAGATCCTAACATAGCTATGAATGATGGCTGGACACCTCTTATGGCAGCCAGTCAAAGTggtcataatgatgtcattaagtTA TTACTTAGCAATGGGGCAGATCCCAACATAGCTGACAATGATGGTTGGACACCTCTTATAGTAGCCAGTCTAAATGGTCATACTGATGTCATTGAGATACTACTAGAGAAGAATATTCAAGTAAATACCCAAACCAATAAGGGAATAACGGCCATTTGTATTGGTAGTCACCATGGTCACTCTTCTATCATTTCTATCTTACTTGACAATGGTGCAGATCCCAACCTAGCTGACAATGATGGTTGGACACCTCTTATGACAGCCAGTATAAATGGTCACGCTGATGTCGTTGAGATACtacttaataaaaatgttgtagTAAACATCCAAAACAATTATGGAAGAACAGCCATTTATGTTGCTAGCCAGAGTGGTCACTCTTCTGTTGTTTCTTCCTTACTTAATAATGGGGGTGACCCTAATTTACCTGACAATGATGACTGGACACCTCTTATGGCAGCCAGTGGAGGTGGTCATG GTATAGCAGGAACATCACCAGATCTGATAAAACATCTTCATAAGACCGACGATATACTTCATCTGAAAGAGAACAGAGATTATAAGGACAATGACAAACAAGGTAGTTAG